TCGCCTCGGCGACCCGTCGCTGATCCAGAATGTCTGCTTCCTGTATCACGTCCTCGGCGGCGGCACCGGGGACTGGGACGTTCCCGTCGGCGGGATGGGCGCGTTGACCGAGGCCCTGGCGGCGGCCGCCGTCGGCCACGGTGCCGAAATCACCACCGGCGCAGAGGTTTACGCCGTCGAACCGGACGGCCTGGTGCGGTATCGCGCTGGCGACGCCGAGCGCCTGATCCGGGCCCGCTTCGTCCTCGCGGGCGTCACGCCGGCGGTACTGGCCGGCCTGCTCGGCGAACGACCGCCGGCCCCCGCCCAGGGTGCGCAGGTCAAGGTGAACATGGTGTTGCGGCGCCTGCCCCGGCTGCGTGACGACGCCGTCACACCCGAACAGGCCTTCGCCGGGACCTTGCATGTGAACGAGACCTGGACCCAACTGGACAGCGGGTATTCGCGCGCGGCCGCCGGGCATATCCCGAATCCCCTTCCCTGCGAAGCTTATTGCCATTCGTTGACCGACCCGAGCATCCTGTCGGACGACCTGCGGGAGTCCGGTGCCCACACGATGACGGTGTTCGGCCTGCACACCCCGCACTCGCTGTTCGACGGCACCTACTCCGGCGCCCTGCGCGACCGGCTGACCGAGGCGGTGCTGGCGTCACTGAATTCCGTTCTGGCCGAGCCGATTCAGGAGGTGTTGATGAGCGACGCGGAGGGCCGGCCGTGCATCGAGACGACGACCACCCTGGACTTGCACCGCACACTGCGGATGACTGCCGGCAACATCTTCCACGGCGGCTTGGCGTGGCCGTTCGCGGACGACGACGACCCGCTGGACACGCCGGCGCGGCAATGGGGGGTGGCCACCGCGCACGAGCGGATCATGCTGTGCGGCTCCGGCGCCCGCCGCGGCGGTGCTGTCTCGGGCATCGGCGGGCACAACGCCGCCATGGCGGTGCTGGCTTCTTGCCGCGAGAGCTAGCGAGCGTCGATGGTCGTGTAGTCGCGCTCGGTGTAGCCGGTGTAGATCTGGCGCGGACGGCCGATCTTGCTGTCACCCTCGTCGTGCATCTCGCGCCAGTGCGCGATCCAGCCCGGCAGCCGGCCCAGCGCGAACAGCACGGTGAACATCCGGACCGGGAAGCCGAGGGCCCGGTAGATCAGCCCGGTGTAGAAGTCGACGTTCGGGTACAGCTTGCGCTCGATGAAGTAGTCGTCGGTCAGCGCCGCCTCTTCCAGTTCCTTGGCGATGTCCAGCAACGGGTCGCCGCCGAGCTTGGCCAGGATCTTGTCGGCCTGTTCCTTGACGATTCGCGCGCGCGGGTCGTAGTTCTTGTAGACGCGGTGCCCGAAGCCCATCAGCTTGACGCCCTCTTC
This genomic interval from Mycobacterium sp. SMC-2 contains the following:
- a CDS encoding NAD(P)/FAD-dependent oxidoreductase; this encodes MSRPADVDAVVIGGGHNGLVAAGYLARAGLRVRLLERLRHVGGAAVSVEAFDGVGVRLSRYSYLVSLLPPRIVDDLGAAVRLARRRHSSYTPDPAADGRRGLLIGAAGDTFAAIGAAQDKDGFAAFYRRCGLVTRRLWPTLLEPLRTREQARRHVAENGEAAAAWHAMIDEPIGHAITAAVGNDVVRGVIATDALIGTFARLGDPSLIQNVCFLYHVLGGGTGDWDVPVGGMGALTEALAAAAVGHGAEITTGAEVYAVEPDGLVRYRAGDAERLIRARFVLAGVTPAVLAGLLGERPPAPAQGAQVKVNMVLRRLPRLRDDAVTPEQAFAGTLHVNETWTQLDSGYSRAAAGHIPNPLPCEAYCHSLTDPSILSDDLRESGAHTMTVFGLHTPHSLFDGTYSGALRDRLTEAVLASLNSVLAEPIQEVLMSDAEGRPCIETTTTLDLHRTLRMTAGNIFHGGLAWPFADDDDPLDTPARQWGVATAHERIMLCGSGARRGGAVSGIGGHNAAMAVLASCRES